The Chaetodon auriga isolate fChaAug3 chromosome 4, fChaAug3.hap1, whole genome shotgun sequence region gacctGGACGAGGAAGGTCGAGGTACTCTGTGTTTGAGAGCACGTAgatgtttgtctctttgtgtctgtccacTAAATCCTCGCAGtgtcatcatattttatttttgcctttCTTTCCCAGAAGtagctttgtttttcatgtgttgtttttttctttacatttcacagATGATGTGGGCTACCTGACCAGACCTGGACAGGAGTTTAGGGGAAGTAGGCCAGGGCGAAGGGACGTGGAACGGGAGGATAATGAAAGACAAATAGAGCCCCTCATAAGTGAACGCTGGTCCTCGGCCACCTTGAAGGTCCTGTCCTCCATGCCCAGTCGCACCATCGGTGAGTCCTGCCAAAGGCCCGTGAAAATACAGATGCAGACATGATCatacatacagagagaaaatcaTGAGGTGGGTTAGATAAGTTTAGAGTTTCACCACAGAGGAAGcgctgtatgtgtgttatgGTGTTGTTGAAAGTACCCTTATCATACCGTAGTTGACCAATAAAACGAGGCACTGTGTTAGTATGTGTGATCCCCTGGAACCTGAACACTTAACCTGGCTGAGGTGGTGCCATGTGAAACATGCTGAGCTCCACTGCAAAAGACAAGCTCGTGTATGTGTCTGATAACAGATGTGTCAGCTGAGCAGACTTTTATGGGGAAGCAGTTTCTGCGTCGTCTTCCTGTCAGCATCTGTGCAGGTCATGTGCTTCAGCTTGTTGATGAAGATGGTAGCTGTTATCTGACATCTTGAGCTGTGCCACATGATGTATGTGCTGGTTTGACTTTCAACAAGAGGAACAAAATGCGAGATAATTGTTTCAGTTAATCTTTCAGTTATTCCCTCCTGCAAACAGCTACATAAAGTCGTTTAAATCTAGCTATAAACCATTTCTTCCCATGAGGTGGTTATTTCATTCAAACTGTGAAAGGCAGAGAGGTAGAGATGACGAGTCCTGAAGCTGTCGTCTTTGGGTGCCACAAGAAGTTGATGGAGTAGTAAATGCTGCTGATCGCATCTCCAAACAGCCTGATCTgaatctgtctctgtcaggtcGCAGCAGGGGAGCCATCATCTCTCAGTACTACAACAGGACCATGCAGCTCCGGAGACGCAGGCAGAGCAGACCTTCCATCCGAGACTTCTCTCGCTCTGCCAGACCCAGCATTCGAGGCTACGGCATGGAGGCGGACAGCACGGACGCAGAGGGCGCAGAGGGTGAGGACAGCAAGACACTAGAACGCTGccacatctgtgttgttttctgagTTTGTTATGTAAGCGACGCTGCTCCTGTGTGCGTTACAGTGAGTAAGAGGGAACGCTTGGTGAACAACCTGCAGAACCTGTCCGTGAGCGACAGAGTCAGGATGCTCAAAGCGATGCCTCTCAACGTGGCTGAGAAGAGTGAACTCAGGTACACATTTTTCTGacctctttcttctttgttatGCCTATTCACACTACTTGTGATCCTCATGTGTCTGaatgtctctgtctgcaggaggtTAGCTCTACAAAGAGAGAGCCGCTCACGGTCGAGCAGTAAGATCCCCTGTTGCAGTCGACTCAAATATTACATCATCATTGTAAGTCTCTCACACCGTCGGACACCTTTCTGTCCTCtactgtcttctttttttagaGGGATTGAGCAGTActgttgtcagtgtttgctAACCAGCACTAAAGTAAATGAAATCTACTGAAGGTGTAGAAAAGCAGGTGTAGTCACAAAGATGCTTGTTTGACAGGCAGCTGTCTGAGAAGTCGACCTCTGTACGCAGTGGAAACACGGGGCCAGTTTCAGTTTGTGGTCACCATCTTAAATGTAATCATCTCATCATCTGTCTAGACATGATGACCTCACGATTGTTCCTGTTTTAAGACACAGTTGATGGAATGTTTACTGAAGGAGTGCTGTGAGCTCTTGTGGACGTGTCGAGTAATATCGCTTCTCTCTAATGATAAATGGGCACATGAACACAGGAAAGACAGCACGCGACACATTCTTCTCAGGCTGTCGTCGGGTGTCAGTGGTTTGTGCAGGATGTAGGTGCTTTTATCAAGCCAATGTAATCGCCCTGTTGCCCAAGCATTTACGTCTCTGAGAGTGTGACTCACACATTTCAGACTCTCAAAAGCTAAACAGCTAACACATGTGAACACTTTGCCTGGATCTGTTGCGTTGTGAGTCATTTTTATTACAACATGGATAAGTTTCTGTGTCCCTATGTCTTTCTTCTTTACTCGTTATATATAATGCAATGCATTTCTCCCCCCTTGTTTTCCCACACTGTGTCCCCTCAGGCTCTAAGACACAGTTGGTACAGCTGGCTGTCCTTCCTGCACTCCCTCCAGCTGTGGCAAGTGGCGCTCAAGAGAGTGAGCGGGCGTTTTGGCACCGGCGTCCTCTCGTACTTCCTGTTCCTTAAGACCCTGCTCTTCTTCAACCTCTTCCTGTTCGTGGTGACCGGTGCTTTCCTGGTTCTGCCTCAGGCCGTGCACCCTCCAGTGCTGCCGGCGAGGAGAGCCTCCTTCATTGGACTGGAGCTCCTCACCGGAGCGGTAAGCTGTGTGCTGTGGTATTACTGCGACACCTCTGACTCACTGTGAGGATCCATGCTAAGACTCACCAAATCCTGCGTGTTTAGAAGCTTTCCGCCTGCGTGATGAATGTCCAATGAGACAGCCATCTTTGAACTGTCCCCCTAAGCTAACAAgttgttttgcttgttgtttCCTCCCTTGGATATTTGAGCTTTACTGTGCACAATAGTTTGACACTAGAAGACAGAAGTTTCTCACCTCAAATCTCGGTTCAAGACGTGTTCATACGAGTCAGATTTTGTGACATTGCAACTAATTTGGAAACTAGTTATGGTTCAATATGCATCTTGTGCACGTGTGATCCGTTAAGGAGGAGACATGTTGTGTCTAGCAGTTAAACTTTTGAAACTAAGAATATTTGCATATTGACAGATTCTGGATTTATCAACAGGAAGAAGGAGTAGATTGATTTCTTAGAGTTGTGAACGAGTTGattttgtggaaaaaatattttgatatgTTTAAACACGTCTGGAGGGGACTAAGTCTAAATAACTGTATTCTCTGTAGGTTTGGACCCAAACCAAATATAATAACATCACATAAatgcctgtctgcctctgtccttTTGTCTTAGGGTTATTTCTCGGACACAGTGATGTACTATGGATACTACTGTAACTACACTCTGAGTAAGGGCTGCAGGGATGATGTTGGCGGACAGAACGTCTCTGTGTCCAATGGAACCGGGCTGGGCTGTGCGTCGAAGCACCACTCATACAACATGCCCCTTGCATACTTCTTCACCATAGGAGTGGCTTTCTTCATTACGTGCATCATCCTCGTGTACAGGTACACAGTGTGTTttgaaagtaaaagaaaagtgCACCTCTGCACAGATGCAGCTGACTTTAACTGTAATGAGTCTTGGTGAGGCGTGTTAATGTGTGATACCAACCAACAGCATGTCAAAGTCGTTCGGCCAGAGCTTCCGAATCGACAAGTCTCACAGTATCTTGGCCATGAAGGTCTTCTGCTCCTGGGACTTCAAGGTCATTAAGAAAACCTCTGTCAGGCTCATGTCTGGGAATATCTGCACCCAGCTGAAGgtacatgtgaacacacacacacacacacacacacacacacacacacttgaatctGTAAACACACCCTCCCTTCTTGTGTATCCGTCTCTTTCACATAGTTGGCAGGCAGGAATGTGATGACCTTATACATTCTTTTGCCTCTTTGTTCCTCTATGCTCCTCACAGTATaccctgtctgtccctctctccccctttgctcattcaaatgatttctccctctccttcctccaccctctccaGGAGCTGCTAGCTGAGGTGAATCATAAGAATATCAAGAACACTGTGTGCCAGAAGCTGTGGAGACTGATGGTTCATGGCCTGGCATGGTCTATCTGCATAGCAAGCAccactgcctgtgtgtttggTATTTACTACTTCTCTGATTTCATGCACCAGGTGAGGCATTTGTTGTCCTTTGTCATACattctctgctctttctgtttaTTAAAGAAGCCATTAACTCCACCATTATTACATCCTGCTATATCAAACAACCCACTAATCGACTGCATGGTTGCTTACTACAAAACTGTATCACCTGAACATCTCTTTCTCTATCCTATATGAAGGATTTGATAAATctgtgacaaataaatacagctGAAGAGGTGATTTCTGGCAGCTGGGAGGTGGCAGTACAACCAGCAGTTGCGTCAAAGAGCCCATCATCCagttctcgctctctctccccaaCAGAGCCTCCAACAAAGTACCCGCCGTGCCATCCAGGACCCCTTGTTGAATGAAGCCAGCCTGCTGGCTCTCCCCGTGGTGGTGTCCCTGatcaacctgctgctgcccgGCCTGTTCAACCTCGCAGCCTGGATGGAGGACTATGAGTCGCCGTCTATACGCACATATGTGGCCATCGGCAGGTACGAGCGGAGGGACGGGATGTTCTAAATTCAAGGCTGTCAGAATTTGAGAAGGTGCAGAGCCGATGGTTTTGGTTGGTGACGTGCTGTTTGCCGTCCGCCTTTTCAGAAACTTGATGTTGAAGGTCAGTGTGCTTGGAGTCCTGTGCTACCACTGGCTGGGTCGGGTGGCTGCTGACCCTGCTAGCATCGGATTGAAGGTAACATAAATAATGAGacatcattttcactttcatacATGCTGTCACAGTTGGGTTGAGGAATTTTAATAATGGTTATTTGACTGTATGTGGTATTTGTTGAATGGCTGTTTCTGCGCTCTGTTTCCAAAATACTGTCTCCAGTGCTGGGAGAGTTTTGTTGGGCAGGAGCTTTATCGTTTCCTACTCATGGACTTCATCTTCACTCTGCTTGACACCTTGTTTGGAGAGTTTCTTTGGAGGTTGGTTATTCATTAAAAAAGCCCTTTGTCTTTATTCCTCATTGGACATTATTtactggaatcatacatgtcagtaTATAGTGTTAACTTCCTTTTCGCCAGCACACTCAATACCTTTTATTAGATTCTTTCAAATCTTTGGTACATATAGTGTAAGAAGCTGGACcgacatggatgtaaactgcaacttgactggttggtggaggcataAAACCACGAGGCTGAGATTGGAGttttatttgtctctttttgctGTACTGTATTAAATCCTCTCATTTGTCATTCCATCGTCTGCAGGTTGTTCTCTGAGAGggtgctgaagaggaggaggaagccggTGTTTGATATCGCCAGGAACGTCCTTGAACTCATCTACGGACAGACGCTGGCCTGGTACAAAGCTTACAGTTCAGATATACACACAgtcctgtcagtcacagtgtttGTGGGTAATGACAGTGAACCTTGTGTTTTCCAGGCTGGGCGTTCTCTTCACTCCTCTCCTGCCTGCAGTGCAGATTCTCAAACTCTTGCTGCTCTTCTACATTAAGAAGGTGCTTAAATGGAAAACAGTTGAAATGTTCAGAACAAAAGTAAACTGTCTAATAATTGATCCTTTAATTTTAATTTGTAGTGTTATGGTCAAAATGATCCTCTGTGaaggtgtgttttcattaactCCCTGCCATTAAACAGCTTCTCATTTCAGACAGCGGCAacccatttacacctggcatAAAAATCAGATCTGCGCCTGGATGTGTTATCCAGATAATACACGATCCAATCTTGCCTTTGCATTTAATGCGTTCCTGTTATCCTCAATGAGATCTGATCTCTGTTCTCCAGCAAAAGCTGCTCATGAGTAATTTGAGGTGGCAGcaaatcagccccagactccctCAACAAATCATGGAGTTCTGTGAGTTGTTGCGCAAGGAATAATTTTGTAGACTT contains the following coding sequences:
- the tmc6b gene encoding transmembrane channel-like protein 6b, translating into MARNVNFDLSHPLMEAGLESPVDEEGVHDSFNQLIAEQSQNGGPSDAFELQQLQRDLDEEGRDDVGYLTRPGQEFRGSRPGRRDVEREDNERQIEPLISERWSSATLKVLSSMPSRTIGRSRGAIISQYYNRTMQLRRRRQSRPSIRDFSRSARPSIRGYGMEADSTDAEGAEVSKRERLVNNLQNLSVSDRVRMLKAMPLNVAEKSELRRLALQRESRSRSSSKIPCCSRLKYYIIIALRHSWYSWLSFLHSLQLWQVALKRVSGRFGTGVLSYFLFLKTLLFFNLFLFVVTGAFLVLPQAVHPPVLPARRASFIGLELLTGAGYFSDTVMYYGYYCNYTLSKGCRDDVGGQNVSVSNGTGLGCASKHHSYNMPLAYFFTIGVAFFITCIILVYSMSKSFGQSFRIDKSHSILAMKVFCSWDFKVIKKTSVRLMSGNICTQLKELLAEVNHKNIKNTVCQKLWRLMVHGLAWSICIASTTACVFGIYYFSDFMHQSLQQSTRRAIQDPLLNEASLLALPVVVSLINLLLPGLFNLAAWMEDYESPSIRTYVAIGRNLMLKVSVLGVLCYHWLGRVAADPASIGLKCWESFVGQELYRFLLMDFIFTLLDTLFGEFLWRLFSERVLKRRRKPVFDIARNVLELIYGQTLAWLGVLFTPLLPAVQILKLLLLFYIKKSSVMMNCQAPRKPYRVSQMTTVFITLLCFPSFLGASVCVTYTMWSITPSSSCGPFRGLKTMFQAGKRWVEQLEKDNPNLSLLARAHSYLVEHPFFLFVGAGIFLIVIYFHSQVVDGQRKIISLLQEQIKNEGEDKKFLITRLQSIHEQKRTPARRLASQDSSC